The Nostoc sp. 'Peltigera membranacea cyanobiont' N6 genome contains the following window.
GAGAAGAGACAGAAAGGTTGCGTCGTCAATCGGTGCTGCGAACAGAAGTATTACCGGAATTGGCGAATACGGTAATTCATGAAGCAAAAAGTTCGGGGATATCGCCAGAAAAATTGCGGGAGTGGAGTAGACAAACCACAGACGAATATACAATTTTGAGCGTAGCGGCGGGATTGTATGAGCAATATCAAAACTTAATGCGATCGCGTGATTTCATCGATTACGACGATATGATTTTAGCCGCACTGCGCGTTTTAGAAAACGACAGCGCCCGTCGCATCGAGCAAAACCAAGTTTTCGCCGTATTTGAAGACGAAGCCCAAGATTCTAGCCCCCTTCAGACGCAGCTGTTAGAAATTTTGGCACGTGATGGGGGAGATAACTCTTGTACAGACGCGATTAATCGCATCTCTAACTCAGCACTCAATCTAGTCCGAGTTGGCGACCCTAACCAGGCGATTAACTCTACCTTTACGCCAGCCGATCCGATTTATTTCCGGCAATTTTGCGAAGAGTGCGATCGCATCGAACGATTGGCAACGATGGATCGAGCCGGTCGCAGTAGTAGAATTATTATTGAAGCCGCGAACTTTGCTCTGAAATGGATCAATAATCAGTCCTTAGCAAAAACGAATAACGGACAACAGATTCCTGACAACCGACAAGTACCATTTCGCTTACAAACAATTCTCCCTGTTGAAACCGGAGATCCGCAAAAGAACGCCAACCCAGCACCAATAGGACGGGGATTAGAACTTTATACCCCGCGTGACATTCATCACACCGTTGAATTGTTATCTAAAAGAGTAGTCGAGTTATTTGGCGAAGATCCAACACAAAATAGTGCAGCGATTTTAGTGCGAGAAAATCGCCAAGGAAGATGGTTAGGAGAGGCTCTAGCACCTGTATGCAAAGAGCATAAAATTACACTTTACGATGTGGGAGAACGCGATCGCCGTTCTCATGTTCCCCAAGAAATTTTAGCATTGCTGCAATTTTGCGATCGCCCCCACTCCCCCGATTATCTCAAAGCCGCCCTAGAAGCATTAGTACAGCGCCAGCTAATTCCTACCCAAGACCTCAACGCCCTTGCTAGTTTACCAGAAGAATTTTTGTATCCTGGCCCCCTAGCAGCACCCCAGCCAGAAACAGTCCAAAAAGCCGCACGCTTGTGTCGCAATTTACTTCGCGCCCGCTTGGAATTGCCACTGTACCAGCTAATTTCCTTTCTCGCCTTGACCTTAAATTACGACCAAGCAGAATTGGCAACTGCTGACAAACTTGCAGAACGGGTAAATCAGCAGATAGCCGGCAATAGTTCGATGGGGGGAATGCTGTCAGCTTTAAGTGAAATCGTCAGTTCCGAACGGTTTGAACCAGTGGAAACCGAAGATTCAGAAGAACGTTATACTCGTCGCGGTCAACTGACCATTATTACCATGCACAAAGCCAAAGGGCTGGATTGGGACTATGTATTTCTTCCCTTTCTCCATGAAAACTTAATTCCTGGTAGATTTTGGGTTCCTCCTCAAAGCCAGTTTTTAGGGGATTTTACTTTATCAGAAGTAGCCCGTGCCCAAATTCGTGCTACTCTCCACGGAGAATCTACCATCCCAGATGTTACACAGGCATGGGAACAAGCAAAGCAGTTGAAAATATCTGAGGAGTACCGTTTACTCTACGTTGCGATGACACGAGCAAAACGTCTGGTGTGGATGTCAGCAGCGCAGAAAGCCCCCTTTACTTGGAGTAAACCAGAGAATTTACAAGAACAAGCTCCTTGTCCCGTGTTTCCAGCATTAAAGCGCCAATTTCCTGAATGTGTGGCGAATTTGGCTTACATCTAGCTAAATAAATCTTCTAGATTTTTCCCACCAGGTATTTTAATCAGAAAGTTAGCATAGATATATGGTTCTTGCGTCCCTTTTATGGTGACTGAGGATTGATTGTAACAAAACCCTTGGGGGGCAAGGGTTATAAAGAATTATGGGACTGTTTTGAATGAAATGCTTATAGGATAAGGCTTTCAATGATTTTGAACCAGATTTTCCATAAAAATAACCGAAGACCCAGATATATTTAGCATAGATATATATTGAATATAAAATTTAATTTTTATGTAGCGGAGAAAAATATTCAACTTAAGGCTAAGTTTTCATGTAGTATTCATTTAAATTGCATTCTCAAAGTCTTAGGGGAGGATTTGCATGAAAACTACTTACAATCCAAGGCAATATTGGGAGCAACGACTAAATAATAATTTTACACTCAAAGGTGTAGGTCATATAGGATTTAGTGAGTCTTATAACAGTTGGCTTTACCGCAGAAAAGCTCTGTGTATAGAATCTTGTCTAAGTGGAACGACCTTACAAGGGAAGAATGTACTTGATATTGGCTGCGGTACAGGTTTTTTCATTAATTGGTATGTCGAAAAAGGAGCAAATATCACTGGTATCGATATTACTGATGTAAGCATCAAAAAGCTTAAGCAAAAGTATAAAGGTGAATTCTACACACAGGATATAACCGATCCTAATTTTAGTCTTTTTTATAAGAAATTTGACATAATCAACATCTGGGATGTGGTATACCATATTGTTGATTCTAACCTTTTTAACCAGGCTTTCGACAACATTGCTAAAAGCATTAAAGATGGTGGACTGTTGCTTTTGACAGATTGGTTTGGTGGTTCTTCTGACAAGCAGATAGGCAGCCATGTCAAAGCGAGATGTCTTGATACCTACAATCAGATTCTTCCCAAGAAGGGATTTGAGCTAGTAGGAATTTATCCTTTGTATTACCACCTGAATAATGTTCATGTGAGAATATTAGATAACTATCTCGGTAAGTTCTATTTTGAGCTTGATAACCGCAATCAAAAAATACCTAAGAATAATTTATCCTTAGGTCTGTGGCGTTATAATCAAAACAATAATTAGTCTTAGTATAGCGTTTCCTAATCACATGAGGTACATCATAGTCCCCTCATCGCTTGCGGGGAGGGGGTTGGGGGTGGGGTTCTTGTACCTCACTCAACTGAGAACCGCTATAAGAGGTTATGACACTAACTTACAGCATAGTGTAGCTTTCTATACGACTATCGATATCCGATCGGACATTGACTAAATAAGTGCATTCTTCTCAACTTAAGTTACATGCTAAAAAGCTGGGCTGGGAATATAATTTCCTTTTTTTGGAATTAAAGAAGCAAATAATCACCTTTTTGGCTAAAGAAATCAAGCAAATTTTAAATCAGCGATGCAATGATATTAATACTCATAGCTAAAATGGTGGTATTGAAAAAGAAGGATAATATGCCATGTAACAAAGTCAAGCGCCTCATGTTGCTTGATGTCGTCTGCACGTCTGAAACTTGACTGGTCATGCCAATTACAAATGAATAATATAAAAATTCCCAATAGTCTGGATAGTCGTTATTAGGAAAATCCAAACCTCCGGTAATTTCTTCACTATTTTTATGGTTAATATATTTGTAATAGCTGTGTGCATATTGCACTGCAAACATCGTATGCACTAGTAACCAGGAACCAACAATGGTTATAATTGCAAGTACGACATGTAGAGTAAGCAGAATTGTTGACAATTCTTTTTTGTCAGTTAGCAAAAACCCAATAGCTAAAACACTAGCACAAGCCGCAGCTATCACTAGCAGGAATATAGCCAAATGCCCTTCATATTCACTCTCCGCATAACGACGAATTTTTTCTGGTGTAGCCGCGATCATTTTCCACCAGGTTACAGCTAAGAAAAAGTCAATACCAGAGTTCCAAGCGCAGAGAATGCGAGTCGGTAAGTGCAGTAAATGTGGAAGTATTACTGAAACTAATACAGCGAGTCCGACAGCAATGATTAGTCGGGGTCGAGAGTCAAAGTTTTTAAATAAGTTAAGTTTCACAAATATATATTCAGAACATTTTTAAGCAAGAAGATATCACAGTTATAGACAACTTATACACAAAGGTAAGTTGAACTGTAATTATAAAACGGGAGAGAGCGCAGATTTTGCGTTAGTTCTGTCCACCACAGGTATCGTACTCCCAATTTAACCATCCGATCGCTTCTCGACTGGATCGTTTAATTTAAAAATGCGACCAGAGAGGGTAGCTTGGCAAGAATGCTTAAACAATATAAGAATGAATTTAACCTTTTGCCTAAGCCTACGATAATTCGATCGGTTAGTGTACCTTATAACTCAATACGGTTCAGTTAAAGCTAAAACTCTTTGTTATAGTTAGTTTTTTACGAACCACAGAGACGCAGAGTACACAGAGAAAAGAAAAAAACGCTTAACTGAACTGTATTGCCTTAGAGGATGTCTGAAAAGTATCAAATATTTGTCGATCCCCCCTAACCCCCTTCAAAAGGGGGGAATAAGAGTCTTAAAGTCCCCCTTTTGAAGGGGGATTTAGGGGGATCTCCAAGTCTTAGGTGTATACAAAAAAACTTTTCAGACATCCTCTTATAATTTCAGTAACTGTTGTATAGGATTACTATTTGATTTTTGAACGAAATTAGGTATTTTAGAGGAGCCAGTGCGTTGCGGTGAATCCAGCGCTGTAGGCGGGTTTCCCGCCGTAGGCGACTGGTGAACCCGAAGGGAGGTTCCCTCCGTTGTAGCAACTGGCGTTGTGTTAGAACGGAGTTCGTAACGGACTATTATCAAGGGTTTGATGCCGTACTCTCCGTGCTAACACATCCTACGGATATTTTCTCCAAATCAAACCGGATTCCTATATATCGAGTAACTGTCAGACTAGGCGATACTCAAATTGACTCGGACAATCAAATCGTTGTAGTCTTTATCGCCGCCATTTGCCAAATCCTCAAAGCCAAAAGCGTTATTACCTAACAGGCGAATATGATCTGCTTTGTCAGTGTTAGCGCCCAAGAAGGAGAAGTAAACTGCCGGATCGTTATTAGTATTGCTATCAAGAATTGCATCAGGCCCGGCATTAACAATGATAAATGGGACGAAAATAGCACCAGGTTGAAAATTACCTGTCAAAGTTGCTGTACCTTGGTTAGGCACACTCAAATCAATACCAGCGACACGGTTACTAATAGCTGCTTGAGTATAACCCGCTTGTCCAACAAGCACATCTGCTTTCCCATCACCATTGGTATCGATACCACCATTTTCATCAGTTACCTGATAAAAGCCGACAAAGTTGTTAAAAGCTGCTTCTCTATGAACCACAAATTCAGCTTTCACCAATTGTGTTACATCTCGTAAATCAATCAGTTCGGCTTCATCTTTTCCTTGAAGACCGCTACCTAAAGGTGGATTTTGGTCTGTTGCTTCAATCTTGACAACTAAATTCTGGAAGTTGAGAGAAAACCCTTTATCATCCACATTTGTGTCTGAGGAAAAAAGCACCTGAGAAAAGGAAGTTTGTCCAGATAGCACCGCCTGAGTAGTACTGCTAGGGATTAAATAAAATCTCAGGTTACTCTCAGAGTTGAATTCCAGTAGGCTTGTCAGGTCAGTAGGATTAAAACCATTGGGTAGTTTGGCAAGAGATGAGAGAAGCACCGTTGCTCGTTGGAGAGCTAATTCGGTGTAATTTGCCGCACCAGGGGCTACGCCGTTAATTCTACCTTCTGCATCATCAACAACAAACACACCCAGTTCATTGACTTCTTGAGAGGTGTTGCTTTTAATATTGACTAAGAGTTTGGCTTTTTCTCCGTTAACTTGATTTTTGATAGTAAAGACATCACCTGTAATTCTTGTGAGTAGGCTGATTGCTTGGATACTAAAAGTAGTTTTCTGAGCAACTGTGAGTGCAAAATCATCACTGACTCCAGCGCCTAAGGGATCTGTGGCGGTGACTTTGATGTTTAAGCTACCCAAGTTATTATTCGTAGGAATGCCGCTAAAAGTACGCTTATTAGCATTGAAGGTTAACCAACTGGGTAGTGGATCGCCGTTGTCTAAGGTAGCTGTGTAGGTTAGTGTATCTTCAAGATCCACATCGCTAAAGGTGTTTTCAGGGATAGTGAAGTTAAAAATAGTTTCTGCTGTGGCTTTTTGGTCAGCGATCGCCCGATCTACAATTGGTGCATTGTTGGCTTTAGCAACTGTGAGTGCAAATACATCACTAACTTGAGCAAGAGCCGGATCTGTGGCTGTGACTTTAATGTTCAAGCTACCCACGTTCTCATTGGTAGGAGTGCCGCTAAAGGTAAGCTCATTAGGATTGAAGCTTAACCAACTGGGTAGTGGGTCGCCGTTGTCTAAGGTAGCTGTGTAGGTTAAGACATCTTGAACATCCACATCGCTAAAAGTGTTTTCAGGGATGGTGAAGTTGAAGGTAGTTTTTGCTGTGGCTTTTTGGTCAGCGATCGCCCGATCTACAATTGGTACATTATTGAAACTAGCAACTGTAAGTGTGAATACATCACTGACTTCATCCCCAGAAATATCCTTAGCGGTAACTTTGATATTCTGATTACCTAAATTATCCACCGTAGGAATACCACTAAAATTGCGGGTAGCAGTATTAAAACTCAACCAACTGGGTAGGGGGTTGCCGTTTTCAAGAGTAGCAGTATAAGTGAGGGTGTCTCCAGCATCAATATCAATGAAGGTGTTCTCTGGGATAGTGAAATTGAACTGCGTATTTATCACTACCTTTGGATTAGCGATCGCCGTAACTAACTCTGGGGCATCGTTGACGTTCTTAACAGTGAGTGCAAAGTCATCACTGACTGGAACCCCCAAAATATCCCTAGCAGTAACTTTGATGTTGAGGTTAGCAACGTTTGCATTTAAGGGAGTACCACTGAAGGTTTTGGTCGCAGCATTAAAACTCAACCAACTGGGTAGAGGGTCGCCGTTGTCGAGAGTTGCAGTATAGGTGAGGATGTCGCCAGCATCAACATCAGTAAAGGTGTTTGCTGGGAAAGTGAAATTGAAAACTGTGTCTTCTGTTGCTTCTTGGTCTGCGATCGCTGTAACTAACTCTGGTGCATCGTTGACGTTCTTAACAGTGAGTGTAAAGACATCGCTTGCTTTGGCAAGAGAAGTATCTGTAGCGGTAACTTTAATGTTCAAGCTACCAACGTTTGCATTTAAGGGAGTACCACTGAAGGTTTTGGTCGCAGCATTAAAACTCAACCAACTGGGTAGGGGATTGTCGTTTTCAAGAGTTGCAGTATAGGTGAGGCTATCGCCAGGATCGATATCAATGAAGCTGTTTGCTGGGAAAGTGAAATTGAAAACCGTGTCTTCTGTTACTTCTGGATCTGCAATTTCATTCACCACTTCTGGCGGATCGTTGACGTTCTTAACAGTGAGTGTAAAGACATCGCTTGCTTTGGCAAGAGAAGTATCTGTAGCGGTAACTTTAATGTTCAAGCTACCGACGTTTGCATTTAGGGGAGTACCAGTGAAGGTTTTGCTATTAGCATTAAAACTCAACCAACCGGGTAGAGGGTCGCCGTTGTCAAGAGTTGCAGTATAAGTGAGGATGTCGCCAGCATCAACATCAGTAAAGGTGTTTGCTGGGAAAGTAAAATTGAAAACTGTGTCTTCTGTTGCTTCTTGGTCTGCGATCGCTGTAGCTAACTCTGGTGCATCGTTGGTATTTTTAACGGTGAGTGTAAACACATCACTCACTTTTGCAAGAGAAGTATCTGTAGCGGTAACTTTAATGTTCAAGCTACCGACGTTTGCATTTAGGGGAGTACCAGTGAAGGTTTTGCTATTAGCATTAAAACTCAACCAACCGGGTAGAGGGTCGCCGTTGTCGAGAGTTGCAGTATAAGTGAGGATGTCGCCAGCATCAACATCAGTAAAGGTGTTTGCTGGGAAAGTGAAATTGAAAACTGTGTCTTCTGTTGCTTCTTGGTCTGCGATCGCTGTAGCTAACTCTGGTGCATCGTTGGTATTTTTAACGTTGAGTGTAAAGATATCGCTTGCTTTGGCAAGAGAAGTATCTGTAGCGGTAACTTTAATGTTCAAGCTACCAACGTTTGCATTTAGGGGAGTACCACTAAAGGTTTTGCTATTAGCATTAAAACTCAACCAACCGGGTAGAGGGTCGCCGTTATCGAGAGTTGCAGTATAAGTGAGGATGTCGCCAGCATCAACATCAGTAAAGGTGTTTGCTGGGAAAGTAAAATTGAAAACTGTGTCTTCTGTTGCTTCTTGGTCTGCGATCGCTGTAGCTAACTCTGGTGCATCGTTGGTATTTTTAACGGTGAGTGTAAAGATATCGCTTGCTTTGGCAAGAGAAGTATCTGTAGCGGTAACTTTAATGTTCAAGCTACCAACGTTTGCATTTAGGGGAGTACCAGTGAAGGTTTTGCTATTAGCATTAAAACTCAACCAACCGGGTAGAGGGTCGCCGTTGTCGAGAGTTGCAGTATAAGTGAGGATGTCGCCAGCATCAACATCAGTAAAGGTGTTTGCTGGGAAAGTGAAATTGAAAACTGTGTCTTCTATTGCTTCTTGGTCTGCGATCGCTGTAGCTAACTCTGGTGCATCGTTGGTATTTTTAACGGTGAGTGTAAACACATCACTCACTTTTGCAAGAGAAGTATCTGTAGCGGTAACTTTAATGTTCAAGCTACCAACGTTTGCATTTAGGGGAGTACCAGTGAAGGTTTTGCTATTAGCATTAAAACTCAACCAACCGGGTAGAGGGTCGCCGTTGTCAAGAGTTGCAGTATAAGTGAGGATGTCGCCAGCATCAACATCAGTAAAGGTGTTTGCTGGGAAAGTAAAATTGAAAACTGTGTCTTCTGTTGCTTCTTGGTCTGCGATCGCTGTAGCTAACTCTGGTGCATCGTTGGTATTTTTAACGTTGAGTGTAAAGATATCGCTTGCTTTGGCAAGAGAAGTATCTGTAGCGGTAACTTTAATGTTCAAGCTACCAACGTTTGCATTTAGGGGAGTACCACTAAAGGTTTTGCTATTAGCATTAAAACTCAACCAACCGGGTAGAGGGTCGCCGTTATCGAGAGTTGCAGTATAAGTGAGGATGTCGCCAGCATCAACATCAGTAAAGGTGTTTGCTGGGAAAGTGAAATTGAAAACTGTGTCTTCTGTTGCTTCTTGGTCTGCGATCGCTGTAGCTAACTCTGGTGCATCGTTGGTATTTTTAACGGTGAGTGTGAATAGATCGCTCACTTTCGCAAGAAAGGTATCTGTGGCGATTACTTTAATGTTTAAGCTACCGACGTTTGCATTTAAGGGAGTACCAGTGAAGGTTTTGCTATTAGCATTAAAACTCAACCAACCGGGTAGAGGGTCGCCGTTGTCGAGAGTTGCAGTATAAGTGAGGATGTCGCCAGCATCAACATCAGTAAAGGTGTTTGCTGGGAAAGTAAAATTGAAAACTGTGTCTTCTGTTGCTTCTTGGTCTGCGATCGCTGTAGCTAACTCTGGTGCATCGTTGGTATTTTTAACGTTGAGTGTAAAGATATCGCTTGCTTTGGCAAGAGAAGTATCTGTAGCGGTAACTTTAATGTTCAAGCTACCAACGTTTGCATTTAGGGGAGTACCACTAAAGGTTTTGCTATTAGCATTAAAACTCAACCAACCGGGTAGAGGGTCGCCGTTATCGAGAGTTGCAGTATAAGTGAGGATGTCGCCAGCATCAACATCAGTAAAGGTGTTTGCTGGGAAAGTGAAATTGAAAACTGTGTCTTCTGTTGCTTCTTGGTCTGCGATCGCTGTAGCTAACTCTGGTGCATCGTTGGTATTTTTAACGGTGAGTGTGAATAGATCGCTCACTTTCGCAAGAAAGGTATCTGTGGCGATTACTTTAATGTTTAAGCTACCGACGTTTGCATTTAAGGGAGTACCAGTGAAGGTTTTGCTATTAGCATTAAAACTCAACCAACCGGGTAGAGGGTCGCCGTTGTCGAGAGTTGCAGTATAAGTGAGGATGTCGCCAGCATCAACATCAGTAAAGGTGTTTGCTGGGAAAGTGAAATTGAAAACTGTGTCTTCTGTTGCTTCTTGGTCTGGAATTTCATTTACTAGGGCTGGATTTTGGTTAACCCTGTAGCGTGCCACAGCAAAGTTATTGGCGCTTACTCCTGCAACTATTATCGTACCATCGTGTTGGGTGAGAGCGTAGGCACTATCAGTACTATTTGTACCGATATCAGTAGTAATGATGCCAGTAGTGTTGAAATCAGTATCGAGAGTACCATCACTCTTGTAACGTACCAAAGCAAAGTTACTGCTACTCGAACCAGCCACAATAATTTTGCCATCGGCTTGCACGCTAACGCTGTAGCCGATATCGGTACCGCCCAAGTTCGTAATGACCTTGCCAGCACTACCAAAACTGCTGTCGAGAGTACCATCACTCTTGTAACGTACCACAGCAAAGTTACTGCTACTCGAACCAGCCACAATAATTTTGCCATCGGCTTGCAGGGCAATGCTGTAACCGATATCGGTACCGCCCAAGTTCGTAATGACCTTGCCAGCACTACCAAAACTGCTGTCGAGAGTACCATCACTCTTGTAACGTACCACAGCAAAGTTATTATTACTTACTCCTGCTACCAGAATCTTGCCATCACCTTGCAGGGCAATGCTGTAACCGATATCGGTACTTCCCAAGTTCGTAATGACCTTGCCAGCACTACCAAAACTGCTGTCGAGAGTACCTTCGCTGTTGTAACGTACCACAGCAAAGTTATTACCACTTACTCCTGCTACCAGAATCTTGCCATCACCTTGCAGGGCAATGCTGTAACCGATATCGGTACTTCCCAAGTTAGTATTGACCTTGCCAGCACTACCAAAACTGCTGTCGAGAGTACCATCACTCTTGTAACGTACCACAGCAAAGTTATTACCACTTACTCCTGCTACCAGAATCTTGCCATCACCTTGCAGGGCAATGCTGTAGGCGATATCGGTACTTCCCAAGTTAGTATTGACCTTGCCAGCACTACCAAAACTGCTGTCGAGAGTACCATCACTCTTGTAACGTACCACAGCAAA
Protein-coding sequences here:
- a CDS encoding DUF1345 domain-containing protein, which produces MKLNLFKNFDSRPRLIIAVGLAVLVSVILPHLLHLPTRILCAWNSGIDFFLAVTWWKMIAATPEKIRRYAESEYEGHLAIFLLVIAAACASVLAIGFLLTDKKELSTILLTLHVVLAIITIVGSWLLVHTMFAVQYAHSYYKYINHKNSEEITGGLDFPNNDYPDYWEFLYYSFVIGMTSQVSDVQTTSSNMRRLTLLHGILSFFFNTTILAMSINIIASLI
- a CDS encoding putative Ig domain-containing protein, with the translated sequence MTKHTVINKRLFINIGTNPTLDFYSTRIVFIDPQVEDYQSLVLGVLPDTSVVVLDANQDGIKQISQVLESHQGITSLHIVSHGAPGCIYLGNTQLSYETLNYYAADLMGWANALSEDAQLLLYGCNVAQTEPGVLFIRCLSELTGAVVAASNDLTGNAALGGDWELEVSTGDIVPHLAFRQEVIAAYTSILPVVLDPSFDSDGKVTTNLGSTDIGRSIALQDDGKILVAGVSNNNFAVVRYKSDGTLDSSFGSAGKVNTNLGSTDIAYSIALQGDGKILVAGVSGNNFAVVRYKSDGTLDSSFGSAGKVNTNLGSTDIGYSIALQGDGKILVAGVSGNNFAVVRYNSEGTLDSSFGSAGKVITNLGSTDIGYSIALQGDGKILVAGVSNNNFAVVRYKSDGTLDSSFGSAGKVITNLGGTDIGYSIALQADGKIIVAGSSSSNFAVVRYKSDGTLDSSFGSAGKVITNLGGTDIGYSVSVQADGKIIVAGSSSSNFALVRYKSDGTLDTDFNTTGIITTDIGTNSTDSAYALTQHDGTIIVAGVSANNFAVARYRVNQNPALVNEIPDQEATEDTVFNFTFPANTFTDVDAGDILTYTATLDNGDPLPGWLSFNANSKTFTGTPLNANVGSLNIKVIATDTFLAKVSDLFTLTVKNTNDAPELATAIADQEATEDTVFNFTFPANTFTDVDAGDILTYTATLDNGDPLPGWLSFNANSKTFSGTPLNANVGSLNIKVTATDTSLAKASDIFTLNVKNTNDAPELATAIADQEATEDTVFNFTFPANTFTDVDAGDILTYTATLDNGDPLPGWLSFNANSKTFTGTPLNANVGSLNIKVIATDTFLAKVSDLFTLTVKNTNDAPELATAIADQEATEDTVFNFTFPANTFTDVDAGDILTYTATLDNGDPLPGWLSFNANSKTFSGTPLNANVGSLNIKVTATDTSLAKASDIFTLNVKNTNDAPELATAIADQEATEDTVFNFTFPANTFTDVDAGDILTYTATLDNGDPLPGWLSFNANSKTFTGTPLNANVGSLNIKVTATDTSLAKVSDVFTLTVKNTNDAPELATAIADQEAIEDTVFNFTFPANTFTDVDAGDILTYTATLDNGDPLPGWLSFNANSKTFTGTPLNANVGSLNIKVTATDTSLAKASDIFTLTVKNTNDAPELATAIADQEATEDTVFNFTFPANTFTDVDAGDILTYTATLDNGDPLPGWLSFNANSKTFSGTPLNANVGSLNIKVTATDTSLAKASDIFTLNVKNTNDAPELATAIADQEATEDTVFNFTFPANTFTDVDAGDILTYTATLDNGDPLPGWLSFNANSKTFTGTPLNANVGSLNIKVTATDTSLAKVSDVFTLTVKNTNDAPELATAIADQEATEDTVFNFTFPANTFTDVDAGDILTYTATLDNGDPLPGWLSFNANSKTFTGTPLNANVGSLNIKVTATDTSLAKASDVFTLTVKNVNDPPEVVNEIADPEVTEDTVFNFTFPANSFIDIDPGDSLTYTATLENDNPLPSWLSFNAATKTFSGTPLNANVGSLNIKVTATDTSLAKASDVFTLTVKNVNDAPELVTAIADQEATEDTVFNFTFPANTFTDVDAGDILTYTATLDNGDPLPSWLSFNAATKTFSGTPLNANVANLNIKVTARDILGVPVSDDFALTVKNVNDAPELVTAIANPKVVINTQFNFTIPENTFIDIDAGDTLTYTATLENGNPLPSWLSFNTATRNFSGIPTVDNLGNQNIKVTAKDISGDEVSDVFTLTVASFNNVPIVDRAIADQKATAKTTFNFTIPENTFSDVDVQDVLTYTATLDNGDPLPSWLSFNPNELTFSGTPTNENVGSLNIKVTATDPALAQVSDVFALTVAKANNAPIVDRAIADQKATAETIFNFTIPENTFSDVDLEDTLTYTATLDNGDPLPSWLTFNANKRTFSGIPTNNNLGSLNIKVTATDPLGAGVSDDFALTVAQKTTFSIQAISLLTRITGDVFTIKNQVNGEKAKLLVNIKSNTSQEVNELGVFVVDDAEGRINGVAPGAANYTELALQRATVLLSSLAKLPNGFNPTDLTSLLEFNSESNLRFYLIPSSTTQAVLSGQTSFSQVLFSSDTNVDDKGFSLNFQNLVVKIEATDQNPPLGSGLQGKDEAELIDLRDVTQLVKAEFVVHREAAFNNFVGFYQVTDENGGIDTNGDGKADVLVGQAGYTQAAISNRVAGIDLSVPNQGTATLTGNFQPGAIFVPFIIVNAGPDAILDSNTNNDPAVYFSFLGANTDKADHIRLLGNNAFGFEDLANGGDKDYNDLIVRVNLSIA
- a CDS encoding ATP-dependent helicase translates to MSDSKFTVPVAQESLHSEFSERSPIPYLRDKILAIRNSLRPGQQQMADWGSGPLAISAVPGAGKSTGMAAAAAIAIARQYERYAQSRPSSRRHLVVVTFTRSAAANIKAKIRKFLRDDLSLPQTGFFVYTLHGLALNIASRHSDLSGLQLENVTLITPTQSHRFIRTAVEQWIANNPGIYLRLLEGHQFDGEETERLRRQSVLRTEVLPELANTVIHEAKSSGISPEKLREWSRQTTDEYTILSVAAGLYEQYQNLMRSRDFIDYDDMILAALRVLENDSARRIEQNQVFAVFEDEAQDSSPLQTQLLEILARDGGDNSCTDAINRISNSALNLVRVGDPNQAINSTFTPADPIYFRQFCEECDRIERLATMDRAGRSSRIIIEAANFALKWINNQSLAKTNNGQQIPDNRQVPFRLQTILPVETGDPQKNANPAPIGRGLELYTPRDIHHTVELLSKRVVELFGEDPTQNSAAILVRENRQGRWLGEALAPVCKEHKITLYDVGERDRRSHVPQEILALLQFCDRPHSPDYLKAALEALVQRQLIPTQDLNALASLPEEFLYPGPLAAPQPETVQKAARLCRNLLRARLELPLYQLISFLALTLNYDQAELATADKLAERVNQQIAGNSSMGGMLSALSEIVSSERFEPVETEDSEERYTRRGQLTIITMHKAKGLDWDYVFLPFLHENLIPGRFWVPPQSQFLGDFTLSEVARAQIRATLHGESTIPDVTQAWEQAKQLKISEEYRLLYVAMTRAKRLVWMSAAQKAPFTWSKPENLQEQAPCPVFPALKRQFPECVANLAYI
- a CDS encoding class I SAM-dependent methyltransferase; its protein translation is MKTTYNPRQYWEQRLNNNFTLKGVGHIGFSESYNSWLYRRKALCIESCLSGTTLQGKNVLDIGCGTGFFINWYVEKGANITGIDITDVSIKKLKQKYKGEFYTQDITDPNFSLFYKKFDIINIWDVVYHIVDSNLFNQAFDNIAKSIKDGGLLLLTDWFGGSSDKQIGSHVKARCLDTYNQILPKKGFELVGIYPLYYHLNNVHVRILDNYLGKFYFELDNRNQKIPKNNLSLGLWRYNQNNN